One Chroicocephalus ridibundus chromosome 10, bChrRid1.1, whole genome shotgun sequence DNA window includes the following coding sequences:
- the VHL gene encoding von Hippel-Lindau disease tumor suppressor: MSPPRPSVLRSLNSRELSEVLFNNRSPRSVLPIWVDFEGRPRYYPVLQPRTGRIMHSYRGHLWLFRDAGTNDGLLVNQQELFVAAPNVNKADITLPVFTLKERCLQVIRSLVKPVDYRKLDIVRSLYEDLEDHPDIRKDLQRLSLEKSEMLNGILE, encoded by the exons ATGTCGCCGCCGAGGCCTTCGGTCCTTCGGTCCCTCAACAGCCGCGAACTCTCCGAGGTCCTCTTCAACAACCGCAGCCCCCGCTCCGTCCTCCCCATCTGGGTGGATTTCGAAGGCAGACCGCGTTATTACCCGGTGCTGCAACCGCGCACCGGGCGGATCATGCACAGCTACCGGG GTCATCTATGGCTCTTCCGGGACGCGGGGACGAACGATGGCCTCCTCGTCAACCAGCAGGAACTGTTCGTAGCGGCTCCCAACGTGAATAAGGCAGACATCACGCTGCCAG TGTTCACCCTGAAGGAGAGATGTCTCCAGGTCATTCGCAGCCTGGTCAAACCAGTGGACTACAGAAAACTGGACATTGTTCGGTCATTATATGAGGACCTGGAAGATCATCCTGATATTAGGAAGGATCTTCAGCGGCTTTCTCTGGAGAAAAGTGAAATGTTGAACGGAATTCTGGAATAA
- the IRAK2 gene encoding interleukin-1 receptor-associated kinase-like 2 gives MPLMAAAGTGDSQERDFKAMPLQQPPPALKGGCPPALYIHSMPAWVLEDFCQKMDCLSDYDWMRFASYVITDQTELRKIKCMERTGISITRELMWWWGVRLATVQQLVDLLQGLQLYRAAQVILDWTSASNITNSEKEEKAEPPKQENISLTPTETKTKERENEISLLPSPDSSLLGVSPAVSGAVPEGALYSLPSPPPPPRDLLKSLQSNPPVSSSVKPCSSSSPQQETMTDLPSGSLLWTPREVTNATNGFSDKSRICEGTFADVYKGQRNNMVYVIKRLKEVECTNPNSTQRFFHTEVQICFRCCHVNILQLLGFSVETGLHCLIYPYLPNGSLQNQLQPQADSAPLTWEMRISIAVRLIRAVEYLHNFGILHGNIKSSNVLLDENFTPKLGHSGLRLYSVDKKSEYAVMKTKVLQASLTYLPEDFIRHGQLTEKVDIFSCGVVLAEILTGIKALDEGRQPVYLKDMIADEIQTAKESSHSKVKNFEKLAAKEICSKYLDRRAGHLLEEVAIDFASAICLCLRKKKNSNIAEVLEIMEMAENKLREHYICGGSLSGFSMNAPEETDDETMSLSMDVPSAGGNKEGSAQPAILMSADPPTTSVAVVSPDIYCGQMSRVPCESDESSSFIWNPSEKSPDELPSISFKDSETVAGSECRTGQVQPAKGLQERSAACAKADTSRETASAAWSTFPHRNPDSDSSCSAQVRETSWKIQINDQKKKLMENILLYEEDKLSSSELFES, from the exons ATGCCGCTGATGGCcgcagcggggacaggggactCTCAGGAGAGGGACTTCAAAGCCATGCCCCTGCAGCAGCCGCCCCCGGCCCTGAAAGGgggctgccccccggctctgTACATCCACAGCATGCCTGCCTGGGTGCTGGAGGATTTCTGCCAGAAGATGGACTGCCTGAGTGACTACGACTGGATGCGGTTCG CCTCTTACGTGATAACTGACCAAACAGAGCTACGGAAAATCAAGTGCATGGAGAGGACAGGGATCAGCATAACCCGAGAGCTGATGTGGTGGTGGGGCGTGAGGCTGGCGACAGTGCAGCAGCTCGTGGACCTGCTGCAGGGACTGCAGCTCTACCGCGCCGCTCAGGTCATCCTGGACT gGACATCAGCCTCTAATATTACCAActctgaaaaagaagagaaggcagagccgCCTAAACAGGAGAACATATCTTTAACTCCCACAGAAACCAAAactaaagagagagaaaatgagataaGTCTGTTGCCATCACCAGACTCTTCACTCCTGGGAGTATCACCAGCAG TTTCAGGTGCTGTTCCTGAAGGAGCCTTGTATTCACTCCCctctccaccacctcccccaAGAGACCTTTTGAAATCCTTACAGTCAAATCCTCCCGTCTCATCAAGTGTGAAG CCTTGCAGCTCTTCTAGTCCTCAGCAGGAGACAATGACCGATCTCCCCAGCGGGAGTCTCTTGTGGACCCCGAGGGAAGTTACTAATGCCACAAATGGTTTCAGTGACAAGAGCAGGATTTGTGAAGGTACTTTTGCGGATGTCTACAAAGGTCAGAGGAACAACATGGTGTATGTCATCAAAAGATTGAAAGAG GTGGAATGCACAAACCCAAATTCCACCCAGAGATTCTTTCACACAGAAGTACAGATTTGCTTTCG GTGTTGTCATGTCAACATTTTGCAGCTGCTGGGTTTCTCAGTAGAAACTGGATTGCACTGTCTGATATATCCATACCTGCCTAATGGATCACTGCAAAACCAGCTTCAGCCTCAA GCTGATTCTGCTCCACTGACCTGGGAGATGCGAATTAGCATCGCTGTACGACTCATCCGAGCTGTAGAGTATTTACATAATTTTGGAATTCTTCATGGGAATATCAAAAG CTCAAATGTCTTGTTGGATGAAAACTTTACACCAAAGCTTGGACATTCAGGTCTGCGACTGTATTCTGTTGATAAAAAATCAGAATATGCTGTGATGAAAACCAAAGTCCTACAAGCTTCGCTTACTTATCTGCCAGAAGATTTTATCAGACATGGGCAGTTAACAGAAAAAGTTGATATATTCAGCTGTGGTGTG GTCTTAGCAGAGATACTGACAGGGATTAAGGCACTGGATGAAGGAAGACAGCCTGTCTATCTG AAAGATATGATTGCTGATGAAATTCAAACAGCGAAAGAAAGCTCTCACTCCAAAgtaaaaaattttgaaaagctgGCTGCCAAGGAAATATGCAGTAAATATCTAGACAGGAGAGCAGGACACTTGCTGGAAGAGGTTGCCATTGATTTTGCCTCAGCCATCTGCCTttgtctgagaaagaagaagaacTCTAACATAGCAGAG GTGCTTGAAATTATGGAAATGGCTGAAAACAAATTAAGAGAGCATTACATCTGTGGAGGCAGCCTTTCTGGATTCTCTATGAATGCTCCAGAAGAAACTGATGATGAGACGATGAGTTTGAGCATGGATGTGCCTTCTGCGGGGGGGAATAAAGAGGGCAGCGCCCAGCCAGCCATCCTGATGAGTGCCGATCCACCCACAACTTCAGTAGCAGTTGTGTCACCCGACATTTACTGCGGACAAATGTCCCGGGTCCCTTGTGAATCAGATGAATCGAGCAGTTTTATATGGAATCCTTCAGAGAAATCTCCAGATGAGCTACCCAGCATCAGCTTTAAGGATTCAGAAACCGTGGCAGGCTCTGAGTGCAGGACGGGGCAGGTCCAGCCTGCAAAGGGCCTCCAGGAGAGGAGCGCAGCATGCGCCAAAGCTGACACATCCCGGGAGACGGCATCCGCGGCATGGAGCACCTTCCCACACAGAAACCCAGACAGCGACTCTTCCTGTTCTGCACAAG tcagaGAGACATCTTGGAAAATACAGATAAATGATCAAAAAAAGAAgctcatggaaaatattttgctgtatgaAGAAGACAAATTAAGCAGTTCTGAACTTTTTGAATCATAA